The Brachionichthys hirsutus isolate HB-005 chromosome 17, CSIRO-AGI_Bhir_v1, whole genome shotgun sequence genome segment AATTAAATGCTTCTCTTCCCGAGCCTATGATTTTCTGCAGCCTATTTTGGTTTtcaggagaacccagagagccACCTGTTTATTTTGTAACTTGTAAAAAGGTGCTCCTTTTCTACTGTCATCCTCTCAATAAAGAATATAAACGAATCGCTGccttattttgttgttgtttgttgttgtactctCAGCTTGGAAAAGAAAGAcgcaaaaacacttttatttcgAAATCCTTTTTGCATACGTCATCAATAATGGACCGACGTGGTTTATTCTTTCTGGGGAAGAGATGATGGATTCTTATCTCCATTCTACTGCTGCGGCGGGATTTTGGAGTCTTCTTTCACACTCGCATATACATACAGAATATATACATTGTTTCTCGTTGTCATAGCAACCTTTGTTCCGGTTTGTCTGATTCATTCGATGCACCTGCGGAGAGCAAGTGCCACACAGCGGAAGCCCATTTGCGAAGGTAAATAAATGCTGGGAAACTTTGTTCTGACGCAACAGTGGTTTAGTAACGTGTCTAATGTTGCCCTAACGCGTAAAACCACGGAAGAAAGCTGcgcaaatgaaacaaaaatgagcGAAGTTCTGGTTTATAAGCATGTAATTACAGAATAAGCTAATTTATGACTCAATTCTGTCTCTACTTTGACGAAGGAAACATTTCGACTCTAAACTTCTGCAGGATCCGCTTTAAACGCAGCCGTGAGGTCGATCAGGCCGTCGTCCTGATCCAGGCTGGACATTTAAACAGCAGCCCTGTTTCTCCATGCGCTTCAAGTGatgattcatttttgttttacttttaacGATGATGGCATTCAGACTGGAGGAGGGATGAGGGACGCCGGGCCTGCGGCGCTGCTTGCGGGCCTCTGCGGTGCGGACGGGCGGAACCCTTTTCCTGTGTGGCAGGACGGACACGTCGGCGTCTGCTTTAACCAACTCGTTCTCGGGGTCTTGCCTCACGCGGGTCTGGCCGTATTCAGCGCCTGCTACTTTGGCATGGCAAGGTGAGGGACGTACCTGCTCAGAGACGGCGGCCCTCGCTGTCCTCTCTCGTCTCTGAGCTGTCCGTGTGTTTATTCTGCTTTGTAGACGGAGCCTCCTCCGAGCGTCTCCTCCCTGCGGCTGGACCCTCAGGTTGGTGTCGGCTCTCCTGTCTTCGCTGCTCTTCTGCGCGGACGTTGTCCTGGTGAGCGTCCTCCAGCAggaggacatgtacctggaccTCCTAGCTGATGGCTGTGCCGTCTTGGCCTGGCTGGTTCACGTCGGTGCCATCTGGGCGCTCCAGAGAACCGCCTTCGGTATGTCCAGAGgacccctgctgctcctcctgccggTCCTTGCGTCCGTCCCGAATGTAGTCGTCACCATGACGATTTACTCTGACGATCGGGAATTCGCGAGCTTCACGAAACCTCTTAAACTGTCGCGCTTTGTGCTGGCCTCCGTTCGGACGCTCCCCCTCCTCGCTTATCTTCTGGCGTTTGCGTTTCCCTGCATCCCTGATCCCGGCTCTACTCTGTATGTCAACGCCGCGGACGGATCCCCTCTGATCTCAGAGCAGCCCCCGCCAGACACGGGCGAGACGGTGGCCGAGGACGGCAGCGGCTGCGCCTCTCGGCTCTTCTACCTGTGGTTGACTCCTCTCCTTAAACGGGGGCAGCGCGGGGAGCTGGACAGACCCTCCGACGTGTACCGCCTCCCCCAGAAGCTCCGGACTAAGGTGGTTTTCCGCTACTTCCACCGGTGCTGGGAGGCGTGCAGAGGAAGGACATCAGTCGGCGACGGGCAGGATCAGCGGCCCAGGCCGGTCGGTAGAAATCTCCCGAGAGGCACcggggaggaggagcctctggtgctggggggcgacGTCCGGCTGCTGCGGGTGCTGCACAAGGCCTTCGGATCGTGGTACTACGTCCTCGGCGCGCTGAAGATTTCTGTGAAGATGCTGCGCTTTGCGGGTCCGCTGCTCCTCGGCGGTCTGGTGACCTTCATGGAGGACCAGGGCTCTCCGGTCACCACGGGGATCTGCTACGTCCTGGGCATCTTCGCCTCCACGTTCCTCACTTCTGTCTTACAAAACATCTATATCTTTGAGGTCTCCAAGGTGGCGCTGGCGGCACGCGCCGCTCTCATGTCGGCCATCTACGGCAAAGTCCTCCAGGTCAGCGGCAGCGGCCTGGCTGGCTTCTCCCTGGGAGCGGTCGTCAACCTGATGAGCACAGACGCCGATCGCGTGGCCAACTTCTTCACCAGCTTCCACGAGCTGTGGAGCCTCCCCTTCCAGTTCGCCGTTACCCTCTACCTGCTCTACCTGCAGGTGGGCCTGGCTTTCCTCGGGGGGCTCGGCGtggcgctgctgctggtgcCGTTCAACAAGTTCCTCGCTTCCCGTATCCTTAGCAACAACAAGCTCATGCTCGGGTTCAAGGACAAGCGTGTTGCGGTAAGAACGCCCATGTTTCCAGATGGATCGACTCTCCTGAGGGCGTGGGACCGGCTCCAGGGAGAAAccgctacgttagctcctgctaactgcactacccGTGCTGCCGATGAGGctgtaaattaaatatataatatacaccAAAAGTTGTAGTGCACTCATAGTTTATAgtctttattatatatatatttgctcaGTGTCATTAATAGTGACAGCTGGAGGCATCATATTTTGGGGTCTTGGCTTTATTGCGGAATAGGTTGGAATTAATGCTTGAGCATATGGACTTGCATGAGGAGTTTGACTTAACGAACTTCCATACTAGTTGGCATACAGCAGTCGGGGTCAGATGAAGCAGTTCCAAAGACCGGGAAAAAGTAAAGACTTTAAAACAGGATCCATTAAAACTCAAGTCCCAAATCATGATCGTTTTGCTACGGCCGATTTTACTGTCTGGAATACTTCAAATGAACATATTCTGTGGGCTCAGAAATTGAAGCAATTGATCccgtgtttttttattttctttacagatTCTTGTTGAATTCGTAAAAGCAAACTAATTCTCCCGGGTTACCAGAATACGGGAAAACCCTGTGAAGAAAGTTGGCTTTTTAGGCGCCCATCTTAAGCGCGCGTCGCGTCTGTTTCCTTTCCCAGTTAATGGCAGAGATCCTCTTTGGCATTCGCGTCATCAAATTCTACAACTGGGAGCCTCATTTCACTCGGAGGGTTGCAGATTACCGCAGAGAGGAGCTGTCCCATCTCAAGGCCATCAAGTACCTGGACGCCATGTGTGTTTACACCTGGGCCGCTCTACCTGTGGTCATCTCCATTCTCACCTTTGTCACCTATGTGCTGCTGGGGCATCAGCTGACTGCAGCCAAGGTCTACTGCATGCTTTGAATTGacattatttattcacaatCTTGTTTTTTGTAACGAATTGCTAATAAGAAGAATGTTGCGAGGCTGAATACCTGATCATCTGGCCATTCCCTGCTTGGgtatcttatttttatttcttgaatTGTGCCTCAGATGTTTTAATTTATAAGCAGAGCATTTCTTTCTAGTCAATTGATCATCAGAATCAGTCATTTCTTCATCGCTCTCTCTGATTGAAGATGTCTGCTGAGTGAAGTGATCACAGACGTCCGGCTTCGTCCTCTGCAGGTGTTCACCACTCTGGCTCTGGTGAGAATCTTGATCATTCCACTCAACTCATTCCCCTGGGTCCTCAACGGCATTCTGGAGGCCAAAGTGTCGTTGGAGCGAATCCAGGCTTTCTTCAAACTGGCTGACCGGGACCTGCAGGCGTACTACGCTCTCGGTAGGGTCTGGAGCTTGTGTTTGATCAATGGCACGTTCCGTCTCTCATCCAAgaaaggtgaaacgtcttcaaccgaACTTTTTCCTGATTCGCAGTCACAATTTTCAGCTTCTTTTTaagaaatagcttttttttttctttttttctgaaggtTCAGAACAGCCTCTTCAGGCATAAAGCAAGTTcattcaaaaaatatttaaatttactAATTCAGCAAAGGTGTTTCCTCTACAACCAGTCATGCTGCATTGAATGTAAATATAGATATATGAGGTGTGTCACTTACAGTTATTAACTATTCTAAATGTATCATCATATATCCAACCACTTTGAAACTCAAACTTACCGTATCTGTCCTAGTGTCTCCTGAAGACATTCAGACATCTGTCCTGTTGAGCCGGGGGACATTTTCCTGGCAGGGGCCTAATGATCCCAAAGAAGTGGAAACAAGAGCTGCTAAAGGGAGTCTGCTGCTACGCGGCCTCAATCTACACATAACCAAGGTCCGAGCCATGTGGTGACATTCAAGTCATTTGCATTGTGCATTGTCTGATATCCACGATGCCAGCAGGGCAGGTTTATCTTCAGGGCCTGAAGATAAACAGCAACACTCGTCTGTCCGTAGGGCTCGTTGGTTGTTGTGGTGGGAAAGGTCGGCTGTGGAAAGAGTTCCTTACTGGCTGCTCTAAGCGGAGAACTCAGCAGGTATACCGCCTCGGAAATATGACGAGTATCTGCACGTGCTTGGGCTCACGAATCATCTTCCTGCCCCCGCAGGCTGAGTGGAGTTCTATATGTTGCAGACAGAGAGGCTGGCTTCAGCCTGGCGTCCCAGGAGCCGTGGATCCAGCACGCATCGGTTCGGGATAACATCCTGTTTGGAAAAGACTTTGATCCGGCGTTCTACCAGGCAGCGATCGAGGCCTGTGCTCTTTCAGATGACCTCAGAGTATGGCAACTAATTATTCAGCAGAACACTAAAACATTGAAAAGCAAACGGTACGACTCATGCAGAGTCATGCGTGCAGCTTGTGTGATTATGTCATGCATAGTTCTCAAATCTGTCTGAAGGTATTGCCACATGGAGACATGACAAAAGTGGGAGAAAATGGAGTGACTCTGAGCGGAGGGCAGAAAGCTCGACTGACCCTCGCCAGGGCGGTTTATATGGTGAGTCCTCTGATCCAACGTTTTCTATTTTGGTCACAGTCGGATGTGAAAGAGACTCGATCGCTTCGGTATTTGACATCGGTGTGTCTTAACTTCTGCTGCTTTGAGGTTGTATCGTGTGAATTTTCTCCCCGATTCTCACCGTGTCAGGACAAAGACATCTACCTCCTCGATGATCCGCTGGCCGCGGTGGATACCGATGTGGCCGAACACCTCATGAAGAAATGCATCTTGGAGCTCCTGGGAGGAAAGACCAGAATCCTTTGCACGCACCGCATCGAATTTGTACACAAAGCTGACCTGGTGGTCTTCATGCACGACGGAACGATCATTAAAACGGGTAACAAAGGCTTTTCTCAGTGTGCTGGAAAGGTGTGATCTGTGCTCTGATAACAAGATGGGTGGTCCATTTCCTCTTTAGTCCGGAGGACGTGGCGTCCGTAACTTCCAATAAGAATTTTGCTTTTGGCCACGGGACAGTTTTCCAGTCCAATGAGCTCATGCCCAGTGAGGACAGTGTTTATGAGTCTCAGAGTTTCAGCTGTCATTTGTGGATACATTGACAAATGTTCATGGACGAAGGCTCTCAGGAGTGTTTCTGAGCCGCTGCGGCGACGtccactccagaatcacacCCGTCTTTACTGCAGCGACGCCCACTCCAGAATCACACCcgtctttaatccggcgtcgtccactccagaatcacactcgtctttaatccggcgtcgtccactccagaatcacacccgtctttaatccggcgtcgtcCACTACAGAATCACACTcgtctttaatccggcgtcgtccactccagaatcacacccgtctttaatccggcgtcgtccactccagaatcacacCTGTCTTTAATCTGCCGTCGtccactccagaatcacactcgtctttaatccggcgtcgtccactccagaatcacacccgtctttaatccggcgtcgtcCACTACAGAATCACACTcgtctttaatccggcgtcgtccactccagaatcacacccgtctttaatccggcgtcgtcCACTACAGAATCACACTcgtctttaatccggcgtcgtcCACTACAGAATCACACTCGTCTTTAATCTGCCGTCGtccactccagaatcacactcgtctttaatccggcgtcgtccactccagaatcacacccgtctttaatccggcgtcgtccactccagaatcacacctgtctttaatccggcgtcgtccactccagaatcacacTCGTCTTTACTGCAGCGACGCCCACTCCGGAATCACACCcgtctttaatccggcgtcgtccactccagaatcacacCCGTCTTTAATCCGCCGTCGtccactccagaatcacacctgtctttaatccggcgtcgtccactccagaatcacacCCGTCTTTAATCCGCCGTCGtccactccagaatcacactcgtctttaatccggcgtcgtcCACTACAGAATCACACTcgtctttaatccggcgtcgtccactccagaatcacacccgtctttaatccggcgtcgtccactccagaatcacactcgtctttaatccggcgtcgtccactccagaatcacactcgtctttaatccggcgtcgtcCACTACAGAATCACACTcgtctttaatccggcgtcgtccactccagaatcacacccgtctttaatccggcgtcgtccactccagaatcacacCCGTCTTTACTGCAGCGACGCCCACTCCAGAATCACACCCGTCTTTACTGCAGCGACGCCCACTCCAGAATCACACCcgtctttaatccggcgtcgtccactccagaatcacacCCGTCTTTAATCCGCCGTCGtccactccagaatcacactcgtctttaatccggcgtcgtcCACTACAGAATCACACTcgtctttaatccggcgtcgtccactccagaatcacacccgtctttaatccggcgtcgtccactccagaatcacactcgtctttaatccggcgtcgtccactccagaatcacactcgtctttaatccggcgtcgtcCACTACAGAATCACACTcgtctttaatccggcgtcgtccactccagaatcacacccgtctttaatccggcgtcgtccactccagaatcgcactcgtctttaatccggcgtcgtccactccagaatcacactcgtctttaatccggcgtcgtcCACTACAGAATCACACTcgtctttaatccggcgtcgtccactccagaatcacacccgtctttaatccggcgtcgtcCACTACAGAATCGCACTcgtctttaatccggcgtcgtcCACTACAGAATCGCACtcgtcttttatttattttaatttcaccaTCCCTGTTTTCAGGCACACCAGAAGAAATCCTTCCTATGGTTGAGACGGTATCAGGAAGCTGGAAGAGGGACCATAAAGGGACACAGGAAGGTGCGCTAACCTCATTTAAATGGAACGGATTACCAGTGCAGCTTCTCTGTTGATTTCCACCACCGCGGTCAAGACTAACCGTCTCATCTCAAAATGCACGTTATAATTAGCGCTCTCCATGACCCTGTTCCCTGCACTACGTACACGCATTGGTTGCATTGGACCTTATCCACAATGTTGGCATAAACTGCATCATTGTGAATTTCATGTAGCGAGGTTTAGAAACTCTTTCAGCTCCAGTACTCGACAACAAAACACAGGGAAGTGCCACCTGTTCATTAAATCCGCTTTCTTATAATCATTTTGGATTTGATCGCACTCGTTCCATCTTGCAGACTGGACAGGATTTGAAGAAGTGGAAGCCTTCCTAACCCTAACGAGTTCTGTGActttatatttgcataaatGTCTGAGATATACTaacttttttgtattttgtgtatgTTAAAAGGAGCATCAAATTCACTCCACTCAGAAAttcaaggtaaaaaataaatggatttttgttttaatcttgatattaataacttcttaaaTTTGGGTTTGCTGCAGAAAATACTAAGATTTACTCTGTGTGAACCAGGTGATGtgcaacaggaggaggaggaggaggaggagaagccatGTCCATCCCAAGATCTTTGTGTGAAGGATGAAGTCTGTCAGTCGGGGGAGGAGCAGAAGCAATCGGGCAGCCTTTCATGGAGAGTGTACCAGACCTACTGGTTTGCTGTGGGGGGGGCCTTGGCTGCTTCTATCCTGATGTCTCTGATCCTGATGCAAGGTTTGGAACGACCAACACAATGTAGAGTGATCTGAAGCGTCCACGCAGCTGCTGAGCTGGTGTGATTCTATCATTCCGCCTTGTagcaccacattatgtaataacagcGCATTATGTAACCAAATTATTGAACGCAATATGTAATAAAGTTTGCCGCATTTTTTAATAAGTTGTTATATATTGCGCCGGTTATTTCAAAATGCAGATGTTAAACTTTCTTTATGAAGAAAATTTAATAATTTGGCCCATTTCGCAATAAACCAGCAAAATGACATCTATGCTACATTAACACAAATGGAAGTGGAGTAAAGTTTTTTc includes the following:
- the abcc10 gene encoding ATP-binding cassette sub-family C member 10, whose product is MRDAGPAALLAGLCGADGRNPFPVWQDGHVGVCFNQLVLGVLPHAGLAVFSACYFGMARRSLLRASPPCGWTLRLVSALLSSLLFCADVVLVSVLQQEDMYLDLLADGCAVLAWLVHVGAIWALQRTAFGMSRGPLLLLLPVLASVPNVVVTMTIYSDDREFASFTKPLKLSRFVLASVRTLPLLAYLLAFAFPCIPDPGSTLYVNAADGSPLISEQPPPDTGETVAEDGSGCASRLFYLWLTPLLKRGQRGELDRPSDVYRLPQKLRTKVVFRYFHRCWEACRGRTSVGDGQDQRPRPVGRNLPRGTGEEEPLVLGGDVRLLRVLHKAFGSWYYVLGALKISVKMLRFAGPLLLGGLVTFMEDQGSPVTTGICYVLGIFASTFLTSVLQNIYIFEVSKVALAARAALMSAIYGKVLQVSGSGLAGFSLGAVVNLMSTDADRVANFFTSFHELWSLPFQFAVTLYLLYLQVGLAFLGGLGVALLLVPFNKFLASRILSNNKLMLGFKDKRVALMAEILFGIRVIKFYNWEPHFTRRVADYRREELSHLKAIKYLDAMCVYTWAALPVVISILTFVTYVLLGHQLTAAKVFTTLALVRILIIPLNSFPWVLNGILEAKVSLERIQAFFKLADRDLQAYYALVSPEDIQTSVLLSRGTFSWQGPNDPKEVETRAAKGSLLLRGLNLHITKGSLVVVVGKVGCGKSSLLAALSGELSRLSGVLYVADREAGFSLASQEPWIQHASVRDNILFGKDFDPAFYQAAIEACALSDDLRVLPHGDMTKVGENGVTLSGGQKARLTLARAVYMDKDIYLLDDPLAAVDTDVAEHLMKKCILELLGGKTRILCTHRIEFVHKADLVVFMHDGTIIKTGTPEEILPMVETVSGSWKRDHKGTQEGDVQQEEEEEEEKPCPSQDLCVKDEVCQSGEEQKQSGSLSWRVYQTYWFAVGGALAASILMSLILMQVSKNLSDWWLSHWISELKNNSSSRTNGSSSGFPHLLLFSAGGLVSAPSSSVQTSLSTNVSSDVRFYLTVYSSIAAANTVFTALRAFLFAYGAICAASSIHSRLLDRVLKATGAFFDTTPMGRILNRFSSDLYTVDDSLPFIMNILLADVFSLMGMLVVISYGLPWVLVPLLPLALFYYRTQHFYRHTSRELKRMCSLTLSPVYSHFSETLTGLGTIRASGSAARFIEENANLLEQNQRCLFLSNAGSQWMDIRLQLIGVAVVTGLGVIAVIQHQFSSVDPGLVGLSLSYALTLTALLSGLIFSFTQTEMQLVSVERTEEYSTTLPSEPQHQNTQLPQEWPEQGWLEFRSVVLAYREGFPNALDSVSLVVRPGEKVGIVGRTGSGKSTLFLALFRMVELNQGQILLDGLDISAVGLAQLRSRLAIIPQDPFLFSGTIRDNLDPCGQRPEQQLLDVVDQCHLRSLIDLMGGLDAEVGERGKHFSVGQRQLLCLARALLIRAKLLCIDEATASVDQKTDKLLQQTIRKKFQDRTILTVAHRINTIMDYDRVLVMHGGKVVEFDTPAALMQNEHSVFNRLVGQKGGR